A window of candidate division WOR-3 bacterium genomic DNA:
CCATTTCATCCTCCTGTTCGTATTAAATAAGGCAAAAAGTCATTTAACACTTTTTGCCTCATTTACACAGAAGAATTTACACTACCACTAGTGATAATGGTTACGTTTACTATACTAATACTTTTGGCAACATAATAGACTCTTTTTGTCCATTTTCCAGTCTTTCAGCATCTGGACCACATAGTTTAGTTGCTATGTATCAAAATGTTAATAATCTTTATACAGCTGGTAATACTTGGGATAGTGGTTACAGTTATTACACAACTGCAAGAACAAATATTTTCTCATTAGGTTCTTTTTCATCAGATAAAATGGAGTTATTAATTACTGACGAAAACACAGGATTAAATACTTTAAATGTATACGGAAAAAACGGAATTTACTATTTTGAATTAAATGGATTAATTGATCCAGTCACAACTGTCAATATTTATAATATATTAGGTCAAAAAACAAAAGAAATTTTCAACAATACATCAATAAATAACAGTTTTATGGTTTATTGGGACAGAAAAGATGATTATGGAAATGTTGTCAGGGCTGGAGTTTATTTTGTAGAAATAATCACTGAGAATGATCGCTTCGTTAAAAGTTTTGCAATTATTGAATAAACAGAATCTTTTGCTCAAAAAAGGGGAGATTTTATCTCCCCTTTTTTTGTTGTATAATTATCCGGTGAAAAAAAAATTATTATTTTTATCCGTTTTGATTACGGTTCCGGCAATTCTTTATTATCAGACATTAAGGTTTGGGTATGTCAACTGGGATGACTCCCATCTTCTAGTAGATAACGCGCCTTTCTTTGAAAAACCTTCAAATATAATCGCTTCATTTTCAAAAGATTTATCCCTTTCTGGAAATGATGACAATAAAATGTTCTACAGGCCTTTGATGCTCGTTTCGTATGTCGTAGAATACCAGTGGGCGGGAGGAAATCCGCGGTTTTATCACTTTTCCAACGTCATTCTTCACATAATTTCAACTCTGTTGGTTTTTGTTTTTCTCAAGCATTTGAAATTACAGGAAAAGAACTGTTTTTTCCTTTCCCTGATGTTTTCTGTCCACCCCCTGACAGTCCAGTCCGTGGCGTGGATCCAGGGCAGAAATGACTCTCTTCTCTCGATATTTTTCCTTTTATCGCTGATTTCTTTGGAAAAGTTGGGACGAAAATTTTCGTGGCTTTCACTTACACTGCATTTTCTGGCTTTCTTGGCGTCACTTCTTACGAAAGAATCAGCCCTGGTCTTTCCGGTCGTGTATCTGGCGTATTTGATTTTTTTTGAAAAAGAACAATTTTCATCTAAAAAAATCGCGGTTTTGTCTTCGGGTTGGTTGCTGATATCTGCGGCATGGTTTACTCTCAGAAGTATGGTCATAAATTTAGGGTGCAGGGGTTTTTACTCGGGCAAAAATATTATCCTTGGTTTTTTGAGTTATTGGGGAAAGCTTGTGTTTCCGTTCGACCTTTCACCGTATCCGGTGCCTGAAAACGTGAATATTTTTTACGGAATTCTTGTGTTGTCCATTGTCGCTTTATTGGTGACGTTTAAAAGAGTAAAAAATATGAAAATGTTTCTGTTCGGCGCTTTATGGTTCTTTTCAATTATCGGTCCTACGTTCTTAAGAGGTTTCACGACGGCGAGTTTCATTGAGACGAGAGCGTATCCAGCGCTTCCGGGAGTTCTTCTGATGGTCGCTGAGATTGATACTGGGAAAGTGTTGACAAGATACAAGTATGTATTCTTGTTGTTTTTTTTCATCGTTTTTTCGTCGGTCACTTACGTCTATTCCAAGGTTTTCAGAGATCCCTTTTCACACCAAATATTCGCCGTGAGATCGTCTCCGAACTCTTGGGTTACAACTCACAACCTCGCGCTTGAATATTTGAGAATTGGAAGGATAGACTTTGCATACAACCAGATCAAGAGAGCTTATTCACTCAACCCCAGTAATTCTACATTGACCACTAATTATGCTATTATTATGGAAAACATGGGCATGACCGACAGCGCTCTATTGTATTATGGAAAAGCCCTTTATATAAACCCCGAAAACCTGACGGCTCTCAACAATACTGGACTGATATACTTCAACAGAAAAGATTACAGCACGGCTTTAAATTATTTTGTTGAAGGGATTGAGGTTGACAGTGCCGATCCCCAGATAAACTTGAATTTAGCAAACACATACTTCATGCTGAAGGATTTCAAAAAAGCGAAAACTTGTTATTACAGAATTTTGGAAAGAAAACCCAACGACGAACAAGCTATTAGATGCCTGAGAAATATTTACTGGGAAACCGGCGGAACTGATTCAGCACTATACTTCGAAAATTTTCTGCAAAAATAGACTATTTTTCGCGATTTATTAGTTTTTTTGCATTATGCAAAACTTTTTTTCGGTGTCAATAATTTAACCTCCACTATATCGATATATACAGCAATGCTTTTTTTGGTATAAAAATTGCTGAATCAAAAAGTGGGGATTATTCAATGGAGGTTAAAATGAAAAATAAAGGTTTTTCTCTCATAGAACTGATGGTTGTTGTCGTGATCATAGGTATTCTTGCCGCTGTAGCTATACCGAATTTTGTAAGACTGCGCGACAGAGCCAAAGAAGCCGAAGTAAAGGCAAACGCCCACACATTACACCTTTCAGCGGAAGAATATTCAACTTCTTCTGACGGATTCTATATAGACGAAGCAAACATGGATTCTTTATCCATGTTACAAAGCCTTAAAAACCCTTTTAACCCCTCCGGCGCAGCATGGTCTCCGAACGCACCCTCAGAAGCTGGTTGTGTCAGCTACGATCACAATGGTTTTTCACCTTCGACTTACACTATAATCGGCGCTGGGAAAAATGGATCTTCTGATACAATAATATTGATAAATCCGGGTTTTGGAAGTTAAATATTGATTTTATGATATCAATCTGATATTTTCCAGCTTATATGTCCCTTTTAAAGATCTTTGCAGTTTTTCTGGCTATATTTGCCGTGTCGAAAATATTCAAGAAATGGATAGCTGTAGCCATATTTGCAGGAGCTTTGACCAGCGGAATATTTTTCGGAAAAGGTCTGCTGGGAACACTTGAGACTTTTCTTTTCGGTTCGGTATCACTCAACTCGGTTTTTCTGTCCCTTCTCGTCGCCCTGATAAGCGTCTTCAGCGGAATAATGGAAGAGACGGGAATCCTCGAGAAATGCAAAAAAGCTTCGGTCAGCGTTTTTTCATCGGGAAGAGCCGCAGGGGTTTTTATGGCTTCCCTCGTAGGTCTTTTACCCATGCCGGGGGGGGCTCTGTTCAGCGCTCCGCTTGTAAACTCGAGTATTGACGGCAAAAACCCACCCGGGCTTCTCACCGTTCTCAATTACTGGTTCAGACATGTATGGGAGTTTTGGTGGCCTCTTTATCCCGCAGTGATAACCCTATTGGCTGTAACCAAATTGAATATGTTCCAATGGATAGGCAAGACAATAGTTTTTTCCTTTCTGTCATTTTTTGTAGGCTGGGTTTTCATATACAGAAAAGTCCAAACTTCAAAAAAGAAATCTTCCGGTTTCAAGATATCTAAAGACATGCTGACGGGTTTCGCCCCGCTGACCACGGTCATAGTTTTCGCTTTGGGCTACAAAACGGTTTTGTCTTTTTTCGGTATTGAATTACAGTCAGAAATTGTGATTATACCCGCGGTCCTCTGCGGCATTCTCGTATGTTTCAGGAGCTGGAAAAAAGGGTTGAGCTTGAAAAAATCGCTGAACCTTAGCAGAGTCATACCTCTGGCTATAATGATAATGACCATAATGGGCTACAAGGAAGTTATAGAAAAGGCCGGCATCGCTCAATCCATTGCCCAGGATATCGGGAACATGAATTTTCCTGTGATGGTCGTGTTCACTTTTTTGCCTTTTATATCCGGTCTTATAACTGGAATAGCGATAGGTTTTATAGGCGCGAGTTTCCCGCTGATAATTGACTTGCTCGAAGATTTCCCTCAGTATTCAAAGACAGCGATACTCGTGCTCGCTTTCGGTTTCGGATACGCCGGAATGATGCTGTCTCCTTTCCACGCCTGCATTCTGCTCTCCAAGGAATACTTCCGTTCGTCTTGGAAAGAAATCTACAAGTATCTCACCGGACCTGTTGTAGCCCTGACATCCGCTTTTGTTTTGTATTATTTTATATTTTCTCGATTTTGACCAAACCAGAACTCTTTGGTTTTACTTTTCTCCGAAAGACAATATAATGTCTTTCATAAGGCATCCAATAGTAAAAAGGAGAAGATTTATGAAATACTTTTTAATAGCGGTTTTAATAGCGGTTTCACAGGTTCCAGACGAGGTTTTTTTGACTGCAATGAGACAGAAAATGGCGGAGATAGAGCAAACAACTCTTTCTATGAGCGACCAGGCCAACGATTTGGTTGTCAAGCTCGATCTTTTGGTAGAGCATAGACAGTTGGCGAGGGCGTTAAGAGATTCATTCGAATCGAGATTGGAAATCATCAAAAGAGACTCACTGCGTATTTCAGGCGCTTTTGAAAGGGTGAATTCAAAAACACTGATCTACGACGAAATGCTCGCTCAGAAAATAAGAGAGCTCTACAAGAGGGGTGATCCTTCGGCTTTGGAAGTTTTCCTCTCAGAAGAGAGCTTTTCCGACTTTGTAGGCAGGATGGAATATTTGACCAGGACAGCCGAAGAGATGGCTCGTATAGTAAAATCGATGAGGCTGTCGAAAATGAGCCTTCAGCAGAAGGTCGATTCGATGAACGCGATGATAGAGAGGATGAGCTTTTTTCAACAGCAGATTGAAATAATAAACGGACAGATAGAGATTGATTCACTCGACATGACCGCGCTCGCGGTTCGGTTGGATTCTTCCATAGAAGCCCAACAGCTCCTGAAGGAAGAGTTGACGCAGGCGGCGAGTGAAATAGACAGGCAGGTCAGAGCCCAGGAAAGGTCAAGGAGCCTTACAGCTTCGATAGGTGGGGCGTCTTTCAACCCTCAGACGAACAGCAATTCCGGAAGCGTGGATTTCACAACGGTGAGACTTCCACAGAACAGCGAAATAGAGATAAATCCCGATAATTTTTTTGAAAAAAGCAAGGGATCGATAATTTGGCCGGTCGAGGGAGGAGGCTCTTTAACTCACAGCGTCGGTGAGAGTGGGACACTTGAAATTTTCGCGCCTGTTGGAACAGAAATCAAGTGCGTTGCGAATGGAACCGTTTACTTAAGCGAAAGATTTGGGCTGAAAAACAACGTGGTGATAATCCACCATGGAGACGGTTACAGCACTTACTACGATAATCTGTCCTCTCCTCTCAACGTAGTCACAGGGCAGGTTGTCAGGGCGGGTCAAGTAATAGGAAGCGTCGCCGAAAACGTCCAAGGGGAATCCAGAACTCAGTTTCAAATAAGGATAGGAGGCGCTTTAGTTAATCCGCTGGACTATCTCTCCGGGGGGAAATGATTTCCGTTGTTGTCAAAGGGCAGGAGAGAGCTCTTGACTATCTCGAAAGGACAAAAAGAGAAAACAAGACTCCCTCTCTGATGATATTTCATGGTCCGAGAGGAGTCGGCAAAACGATTTCGGCTTTTCAATACGCGTTTTCTTTCAACCCAGGAGTGTTCAAATCCCTCGTTCATCCAGACTTGATTGTGGTGGCCCCAACAGACATGACGGACGGGGATGAAATAGACGAAAATATTGACGAAAATTTAAAAGAAGGCAAATGGAGAGTTTCCGAATCCCCAAATTCTACTATAAAAATAGACCAGATAAGATCGGTCCAGAAAAAACTCCAATTCAGGCCTTTCTCGGCGAAAAAAAGGTTTGTCATAGTAGTAGATTCTCACAGGATGAGAACAGAGGCGGCAAACGCTTTTTTAAAAACCCTTGAAGAGCCGCCCATAGACACTTGCATAATCATGACTACATCGCACCTTTCTACGCTTTTGCCCACCGTTGTGTCCAGAGGATTTCTCCTGGGTTTCAGAGGGCTTGAAAAAGATATCATTTCAAAGATTTTAGCAGAAAGATATGGCGTCAGGGAAAACGAAGCCCGAGAAACTGCTTCTCTTTCGGACGGGAGCCTGAGCAAAGCGCTGGAAATTGTCTTCGACGAAGAAAAAAAAACGGCGAAAAAAATGTTTTTGTCGGCTTTTCTTTCAAAAGACAGGAAAAAACTCATCGGCGTCTGGCCTTCGAGAATTACCGATAGGGAAATCGTCTTCGCTTTGATCGAAACGCTTCATTCACTGTGCGCGGATTTCGCTTTTGTCAGATACAGCTTGCGGAATAAATTGAGAAATCCTGAATTTGCTGATAAAATTCAACAGTTTGCTCGCGACAAAGACAGCAGGTATTTTTATAAATGTGAAGCGGCTTGCATGAAAGCCGAAAAAGCCCTTGAATTGAACATCGATAACGGACTGATTAAGGATTACTTGATAGAAGAGGTTTTATGAACATAAAAGTTGATTTTGAAGGTCACCAGGCGTCTATATGTGAATGCGATCTTCTCGTCCCTCCTGAAGAAGGTGATTTTGTTGTCGCCATAAGAAGAATAGGTGAAGAGGTCGGCAGGATAATAGAAATTGGTAAGCATTTAAACAGACTCGAACCAAAGGGTAAAGTAGTTAGATACGCTACGGTTCAGGACAAGATTAGATGGCAGGAAATCAGGGAAAGAGAAATCTTTTCTCTTCAGCTTGCAAAACAGAGGGTTGTTCACTTTGGCCTTCCGATGAAGGTAGTGGCCGTCGAATACGACAGCGAGGAATCTAAAATAAGGTTGTTTTTTGTCTCTGAGGAGAGAATCGACTTCAGGGAACTCGTAAGGGACCTGGCTAAACATCTTCATTGCCGTGTAGATTTAAGGCAGATAGGAGTGAGGGACTACGCGACAAGATTGGGGGGAATAGGAGCTTGCGGCAGGGAGACTTGCTGTTCGACCTTTCTTCAAGATTTTAAACCTATAACCCTTCAAATAGCGAGAGAACAGAACCTGAATTTAAACACCCAAAAATTGTCTGGTCTTTGCGGAAGACTTATGTGTTGTCTGATGTATGAATGGGAAATGTATAAAGAGGCTTCTCAATACTATCCGTCTATCGGATCTAAAGTGAAGACAACCGAAGGGGACGAAGTCGAAGTAGTCAGCACGCATATATATCAGAATTGCGTTACGGTGAAGACTGAAACAGGCGTCATGAAAACGTTGAATTTACAAGACATAAACATGAAAATTCCACCTTTCAACAAATAGCTCATCTGGAGAAGACCAATGAAATATAAAAGAACTCTCGTCACAAGCGCTTTACCTTACGCGAACGGACCTCTTCACATCGGGCACCTCGCCGGATGTTACCTGCCTGCTGATGTGTTCGTCAGATATCTCAGGTCCAAGGGAGAAGAAGTGGTCTATATATGCGGCACCGATGAACATGGCGTTCAGATAACGTTGAAAGCCGAGCAGGAAAACACGACTCCGAAAAAACTCGTCGATCGGTACCATGAAATGATAAAAAAGGCGCTTAAAGACATCGGGATAGAATACGACAATTTTTCAAGGACTACGAAAAAAATACATTATGATTTGACGCAGAAATTTTTTCTGAAACTTCTCGACAACGGATTTCTTGAAGAAAAAGAGATCACCCAACTGTACTGCGAAAAATGCAGGCGGTTTCTTCCCGACAGGTTCGTTGAAGGGGAATGCCCTTACTGCCATTCAAAAAACGCGAGAGGTGATCAGTGCGAAGCTTGCGGAAGGTGGCTTGAACCGGCTCTTCTCATAAATCCCAAGTGCAAAATCTGTCAAACACAACCAGTCTTCAAGAAGACGACACATTGGTTTTTGAAACTCGACGCTCTGGCGCAGAACCTGATGGACTGGCATGTCACCCATCCGGAATGGAAAGACAATGTCAGAAAGTTCTGCAAAACCTGGTTTGAGGAAGGTCTTAACCCGAGGGCGATAACAAGAGACATCGACTGGGGTGTGCCCGTGCCTTTGGAAAATTCAAAGGGAAAAGTATTGTACGTCTGGTTTGACGCACCTATAGGGTATATTTCTTCAACCGTAGAGTGGGCGAGAGATGTAAAGAAAAAACCTGATCTCTGGGAGAAATACTGGCTTGAAAAGGACACGAGGGTAGTGCATTTCATTGGCAAGGACAACATTGTTTTCCACGCTATGGTTTGGCCGGGCATGCTTATGGCTCACGGTGATTTCGTCCTCCCTGACCAGATACCCGCGAATGAATTTTTGAACATCGAGGGTGAAAAAGTTTCAACGAGCAGAAATTGGGCTGTCTGGGTGGACCAGGCTATGGAAGCATTCCCTCCGGACACGTTGAGGTATGTTCTGATATCTACAGCTCCGGAAAATTCCGACGTAGATTTCACATGGTCCGAATTTCAAAGGCGCG
This region includes:
- a CDS encoding type II secretion system protein; the protein is MKNKGFSLIELMVVVVIIGILAAVAIPNFVRLRDRAKEAEVKANAHTLHLSAEEYSTSSDGFYIDEANMDSLSMLQSLKNPFNPSGAAWSPNAPSEAGCVSYDHNGFSPSTYTIIGAGKNGSSDTIILINPGFGS
- a CDS encoding DUF401 family protein, translated to MSLLKIFAVFLAIFAVSKIFKKWIAVAIFAGALTSGIFFGKGLLGTLETFLFGSVSLNSVFLSLLVALISVFSGIMEETGILEKCKKASVSVFSSGRAAGVFMASLVGLLPMPGGALFSAPLVNSSIDGKNPPGLLTVLNYWFRHVWEFWWPLYPAVITLLAVTKLNMFQWIGKTIVFSFLSFFVGWVFIYRKVQTSKKKSSGFKISKDMLTGFAPLTTVIVFALGYKTVLSFFGIELQSEIVIIPAVLCGILVCFRSWKKGLSLKKSLNLSRVIPLAIMIMTIMGYKEVIEKAGIAQSIAQDIGNMNFPVMVVFTFLPFISGLITGIAIGFIGASFPLIIDLLEDFPQYSKTAILVLAFGFGYAGMMLSPFHACILLSKEYFRSSWKEIYKYLTGPVVALTSAFVLYYFIFSRF
- a CDS encoding T9SS type A sorting domain-containing protein, translated to MPHLHRRIYTTTSDNGYVYYTNTFGNIIDSFCPFSSLSASGPHSLVAMYQNVNNLYTAGNTWDSGYSYYTTARTNIFSLGSFSSDKMELLITDENTGLNTLNVYGKNGIYYFELNGLIDPVTTVNIYNILGQKTKEIFNNTSINNSFMVYWDRKDDYGNVVRAGVYFVEIITENDRFVKSFAIIE
- a CDS encoding stage 0 sporulation protein; translated protein: MNIKVDFEGHQASICECDLLVPPEEGDFVVAIRRIGEEVGRIIEIGKHLNRLEPKGKVVRYATVQDKIRWQEIREREIFSLQLAKQRVVHFGLPMKVVAVEYDSEESKIRLFFVSEERIDFRELVRDLAKHLHCRVDLRQIGVRDYATRLGGIGACGRETCCSTFLQDFKPITLQIAREQNLNLNTQKLSGLCGRLMCCLMYEWEMYKEASQYYPSIGSKVKTTEGDEVEVVSTHIYQNCVTVKTETGVMKTLNLQDINMKIPPFNK
- a CDS encoding tetratricopeptide repeat protein, which translates into the protein MKKKLLFLSVLITVPAILYYQTLRFGYVNWDDSHLLVDNAPFFEKPSNIIASFSKDLSLSGNDDNKMFYRPLMLVSYVVEYQWAGGNPRFYHFSNVILHIISTLLVFVFLKHLKLQEKNCFFLSLMFSVHPLTVQSVAWIQGRNDSLLSIFFLLSLISLEKLGRKFSWLSLTLHFLAFLASLLTKESALVFPVVYLAYLIFFEKEQFSSKKIAVLSSGWLLISAAWFTLRSMVINLGCRGFYSGKNIILGFLSYWGKLVFPFDLSPYPVPENVNIFYGILVLSIVALLVTFKRVKNMKMFLFGALWFFSIIGPTFLRGFTTASFIETRAYPALPGVLLMVAEIDTGKVLTRYKYVFLLFFFIVFSSVTYVYSKVFRDPFSHQIFAVRSSPNSWVTTHNLALEYLRIGRIDFAYNQIKRAYSLNPSNSTLTTNYAIIMENMGMTDSALLYYGKALYINPENLTALNNTGLIYFNRKDYSTALNYFVEGIEVDSADPQINLNLANTYFMLKDFKKAKTCYYRILERKPNDEQAIRCLRNIYWETGGTDSALYFENFLQK
- the metG gene encoding methionine--tRNA ligase, with the translated sequence MKYKRTLVTSALPYANGPLHIGHLAGCYLPADVFVRYLRSKGEEVVYICGTDEHGVQITLKAEQENTTPKKLVDRYHEMIKKALKDIGIEYDNFSRTTKKIHYDLTQKFFLKLLDNGFLEEKEITQLYCEKCRRFLPDRFVEGECPYCHSKNARGDQCEACGRWLEPALLINPKCKICQTQPVFKKTTHWFLKLDALAQNLMDWHVTHPEWKDNVRKFCKTWFEEGLNPRAITRDIDWGVPVPLENSKGKVLYVWFDAPIGYISSTVEWARDVKKKPDLWEKYWLEKDTRVVHFIGKDNIVFHAMVWPGMLMAHGDFVLPDQIPANEFLNIEGEKVSTSRNWAVWVDQAMEAFPPDTLRYVLISTAPENSDVDFTWSEFQRRVNDELADVLGNFVNRTLTFILKYYEGKVPALDLSLIDEEVLEEIKTYPGKIGGFLEKFEAKKAAFEFMKLARTGNRLFQSSEPWVLVKKDPKKCESTLAFCVALIDTLAVLIEPFMPFTSEKILKILRLDKRNWNQASEFRIKKNHEIGKPEILFTKIEDKKIEAQRSLLGKERKDVKETLTENIGIADLEKAGLKVGLVKSIQRVEKSDKLYKIVVDLGDEERQIVAGLVPYYNEEEILGKKVIVVSNLQPAKIRGEDSNGMILAADDGKTVSLLCLDRDIPQGSRIR
- a CDS encoding peptidoglycan DD-metalloendopeptidase family protein, whose amino-acid sequence is MKYFLIAVLIAVSQVPDEVFLTAMRQKMAEIEQTTLSMSDQANDLVVKLDLLVEHRQLARALRDSFESRLEIIKRDSLRISGAFERVNSKTLIYDEMLAQKIRELYKRGDPSALEVFLSEESFSDFVGRMEYLTRTAEEMARIVKSMRLSKMSLQQKVDSMNAMIERMSFFQQQIEIINGQIEIDSLDMTALAVRLDSSIEAQQLLKEELTQAASEIDRQVRAQERSRSLTASIGGASFNPQTNSNSGSVDFTTVRLPQNSEIEINPDNFFEKSKGSIIWPVEGGGSLTHSVGESGTLEIFAPVGTEIKCVANGTVYLSERFGLKNNVVIIHHGDGYSTYYDNLSSPLNVVTGQVVRAGQVIGSVAENVQGESRTQFQIRIGGALVNPLDYLSGGK